AGTTTTTCAAGGCAAACCCGAATGCGTGCAGGAAATGAAGGAAAAATTAAAGCGCGGGCCTTCAATAGCAATAGTCAGACAAGTTATATTCTACAATGAACGAGTTAATAATAATGAAACTTTTTTCGGGCCGGTGTATTAATTAAATGTAAGTCTGTGATATTATTTGCTTTACGAGGTGAAAAATTTAATTGAACGACATTAAGCAAATTCTTCAAGAACTCCGCGATAATAAAATTTCTGTTGATGATGCTTATCTGATGCTCAAGACAAAACCGTTTGAGGACATCGGATTTGCAAAAGTCGACCTGCACAGAAAATTACGTCAGGGAGCTTCAGAAGTTATTTACGGCGCAGGAAAAACTCCCGAACAAATCGCAGCAATTATTAACGTCATGAGCGCAAATAATCAGAAGGCTATACTAATCACCCGCTTATCACAAGAGTCAGCAGATGAATTAAAGCAAATGGGCTGTGAAATCGAATATCATGCAGACGCTAAAGCAGGAATTTACGGCAAAATCCCCGAAGTTACCAGCAAAAATTTTATAATCGTCGCAACTGGCGGAACAAGTGATATTCCCGTCGCAGAAGAAGCCGCACTCACAGCAGAAGTACTCGGAAACCGCGTATCACGACTCTATGACGTTGGAGTCGCTGGTTTACATCGCGTTTTATCTCACATTGACGAAATTATGAGCGCAAGTGTAATAATCGCCGTCGCAGGCATGGAAGGAGCTTTAGCAAGTGTTCTCGGAGGTCTCGCAGATTGTCCCGTTATTGCAGTTCCAACAAGTGTGGGCTATGGCGCGTCATTTGGCGGAGTCTCTGCTTTGCTTGCTATGTTAAATTCTTGCGCGTCGGGCGTTTCTGTAGTAAATATAGATAACGGATTCGGAGCAGGTTATTTCGCCGGAATGATAAATAAAATCAGAACAGAAGGAGAATTTACGTCATGAGAAAATTTTTATGTGCTTGCTTGCTGACTCTATTCACGTGCACGGCCTTAAATGCGTCAGATTATGATATTTCGGGAGTCTGGCATATTCACGGTGAAGGCTTTGTCGAAAAAAGTTTTGTGCGTTCAAGTCTTGAGCTCACAGGAAGAATGACTCTTACGACTCAGACTCTTAGAGAAATAAGCAGAGATATTCAAGAATTAATCAGCGGCGATGAAACAATTACAAACTTGTCAAATGAATTACTCGACAGCGATATGAAAGCTCTAACCGGCTATCAAATTTC
The sequence above is a segment of the Synergistaceae bacterium genome. Coding sequences within it:
- the larB gene encoding nickel pincer cofactor biosynthesis protein LarB, with product MLKTKPFEDIGFAKVDLHRKLRQGASEVIYGAGKTPEQIAAIINVMSANNQKAILITRLSQESADELKQMGCEIEYHADAKAGIYGKIPEVTSKNFIIVATGGTSDIPVAEEAALTAEVLGNRVSRLYDVGVAGLHRVLSHIDEIMSASVIIAVAGMEGALASVLGGLADCPVIAVPTSVGYGASFGGVSALLAMLNSCASGVSVVNIDNGFGAGYFAGMINKIRTEGEFTS